The following coding sequences are from one Candidatus Eremiobacteraceae bacterium window:
- a CDS encoding aspartate kinase, protein MSAQAARDSLKIVVLKFGGSSLATAELRGLAAQRVMDALRSGHAPIVVASAIGRTPDPYATDSLLALAQTAADGPNRDLLLACGETIAAAVFAEVLESKGVKALALTGAQAGITTDESHGDAAIRSVDARRLLDLLAAGVTPIVAGFQGATEDGIITTLGRGGSDLTAVALADALGNVPVDVYTDVDGVMTADPRRVTDAHTIASLTSEELSELASHGARVMHDKAAEVAHRSRLTLRVRGLKSGVGTAIDDDAEIDRAHPVTGIAAVDGYTFVHASPEGAGGASGWERALFKSLAEENISIDCVNVNAAGVFFIVADAQFDATERALAGQPISLRARRGCAKISIVGAGMRGTPGVVYRVVDALSASGVTIIHSTDSNITVSVLVPGAQASVAENALHEYFGLKG, encoded by the coding sequence ATGAGCGCGCAGGCGGCGCGCGACAGCCTTAAGATCGTCGTCTTGAAATTCGGCGGTTCGTCGCTTGCCACCGCCGAATTGCGCGGTCTTGCGGCCCAGCGCGTGATGGATGCGCTGCGGTCGGGTCACGCGCCGATCGTCGTCGCGTCGGCTATCGGGAGGACGCCGGATCCGTACGCCACCGACTCGCTCCTCGCGCTTGCGCAGACCGCGGCGGATGGACCGAACCGAGATCTGCTGCTTGCATGCGGCGAGACGATCGCTGCTGCGGTGTTCGCCGAAGTGCTCGAGTCAAAGGGCGTCAAAGCGCTCGCTCTGACCGGCGCGCAGGCCGGCATCACGACCGATGAATCGCACGGCGATGCCGCGATCCGCTCCGTCGACGCTCGGCGGCTGCTCGATCTCCTGGCGGCGGGCGTCACGCCGATCGTCGCCGGCTTCCAAGGCGCCACCGAGGACGGCATCATCACCACGCTCGGACGCGGCGGCAGCGATCTCACGGCGGTCGCGCTCGCGGACGCCCTGGGCAACGTACCGGTCGACGTCTATACCGACGTGGACGGCGTGATGACGGCCGATCCGCGGCGCGTGACCGATGCGCACACCATCGCGTCGCTCACATCCGAAGAACTATCCGAGCTTGCGTCGCACGGGGCGCGCGTCATGCACGACAAGGCGGCGGAAGTCGCGCATCGCTCTCGCCTGACGCTTCGTGTGCGGGGCCTGAAAAGCGGAGTCGGCACCGCGATCGACGATGACGCGGAGATCGACCGTGCCCATCCGGTCACGGGCATCGCGGCGGTGGACGGCTACACGTTCGTCCACGCGTCGCCTGAAGGCGCCGGCGGGGCGAGCGGCTGGGAGCGCGCGCTGTTCAAATCGCTTGCCGAAGAAAATATCAGCATCGACTGCGTCAATGTCAATGCAGCCGGCGTTTTCTTCATCGTCGCGGACGCACAGTTCGACGCGACCGAACGCGCGCTTGCGGGGCAGCCGATCTCGTTGCGCGCGCGCCGGGGATGCGCGAAGATCTCGATCGTCGGTGCCGGCATGCGCGGCACCCCAGGCGTCGTGTACCGCGTCGTCGATGCGCTCTCGGCAAGCGGCGTGACGATCATCCACAGCACCGATTCGAATATCACCGTCTCGGTGCTCGTGCCGGGGGCGCAAGCCTCGGTCGCCGAAAATGCGCTGCACGAATATTTTGGGTTGAAGGGGTAA
- the dapA gene encoding 4-hydroxy-tetrahydrodipicolinate synthase produces the protein MRQGRFGPLITAMITPMKSDGSVNLDEARRLAEYLCDNGSTGIVVSGTTGEGPTLTDAEKIELFRVVVAAVGDNASVIANTGGNDTRSSVELTRRACSTGVHGILAVGPFYNKPPQAGLVAHFRAIADASVVPVMIYNIPGRTAVNVLPETLVTLSAHPRIRAVKESSGDLMQIAEIAANLTDDFDVYAGDDHLALPTASVGGCGVVSVASHVAGRDIRAMFAAFACGDNDAARALHASLLPLIRALFAVSNPIPVKAAMRHFGFDVGSCRPPLCDLNAEQERVLAAAIAPWLATAQTTAAAT, from the coding sequence ATGCGCCAAGGTCGATTCGGTCCGCTCATCACGGCGATGATCACGCCGATGAAGTCGGACGGTTCGGTCAACCTCGATGAAGCACGGCGACTCGCCGAATATTTGTGCGACAACGGCTCGACGGGGATCGTCGTCAGCGGCACGACCGGCGAGGGACCGACGCTCACCGACGCAGAGAAGATAGAGCTCTTTCGCGTAGTGGTCGCGGCTGTGGGCGACAACGCTTCGGTCATCGCGAACACGGGCGGCAACGACACGCGCTCGTCCGTGGAGCTCACGCGCCGCGCATGCTCGACCGGCGTGCACGGCATCCTCGCGGTCGGGCCGTTTTACAATAAGCCGCCGCAGGCCGGGCTCGTCGCTCATTTTCGCGCGATCGCGGATGCGTCCGTAGTTCCCGTGATGATCTACAATATTCCGGGGCGCACGGCAGTGAACGTCCTGCCCGAAACGCTCGTCACGCTTTCGGCGCATCCGCGGATTCGCGCGGTCAAGGAATCCAGCGGCGACCTCATGCAGATCGCCGAGATCGCCGCGAACCTGACGGACGATTTCGACGTGTACGCGGGCGACGATCACCTTGCTCTGCCCACAGCCTCCGTGGGAGGCTGCGGCGTGGTAAGCGTCGCGAGCCACGTCGCGGGGCGCGATATTCGTGCGATGTTCGCGGCATTCGCCTGCGGCGACAACGACGCTGCCCGCGCGCTGCATGCGAGCCTGCTGCCGTTGATCCGCGCGCTCTTCGCCGTGTCGAATCCGATACCGGTCAAGGCTGCGATGCGGCACTTCGGGTTCGACGTCGGCTCATGCCGGCCGCCGCTGTGCGACCTGAACGCCGAGCAAGAACGCGTTCTCGCC